The Armatimonadota bacterium genome has a window encoding:
- a CDS encoding DUF5320 domain-containing protein, whose translation MPGMDGTGPAGQGPMTGRGQGPCNPLGTNNSQATPQQPISWLGRILQGTLGSFGLGAYGIRRGGGRGMGGGRRQGRGRRRTF comes from the coding sequence ATGCCAGGAATGGATGGAACAGGTCCTGCTGGACAAGGACCTATGACGGGTAGAGGACAGGGGCCTTGTAACCCTCTTGGAACCAATAATTCACAAGCGACCCCACAGCAGCCAATTAGCTGGCTTGGAAGAATACTGCAAGGGACACTTGGCAGTTTCGGCCTTGGGGCCTATGGCATTCGCCGAGGAGGCGGCCGCGGTATGGGAGGTGGCCGAAGACAAGGACGAGGCAGGAGACGCACTTTCTGA